One genomic window of Magnolia sinica isolate HGM2019 chromosome 3, MsV1, whole genome shotgun sequence includes the following:
- the LOC131239448 gene encoding uncharacterized protein LOC131239448 → MGKLLCDTSAMAETLQTPSPILPPWPPQDPIPPPSPRETASLLPQTTVWDSVSGLEPQQKRYLENLSSKGVFWKCPDGSSPSISSSTFCLFHGGDVEADGNCLFTAAKKAMGLKIGVRDLRNRTVRRFLEEYGLDGGDQIDAAIRHLYSPDLKAGWGIHVVQEVKLLARKDEREALDRAIMEMVEIGMQREMAAESIYKERCIAVDDGPSWAKYMSISGSPEDEYDIITLQYTEEGLLTVDENREGHAAAFGDDIAIESLATEFKREIYVVQAHGSDAMVDEDNCVFFLPHRPRGQICELPFFLFMKGTGWCGAGADHYEPLIAHPAPFISQEKAAVVL, encoded by the exons atggGGAAGCTTCTCTGCGATACTTCCGCCATGGCCGAAACGCTACAAACCCCATCGCCGATACTCCCGCCGTGGCCCCCACAAGACCCGATACCGCCACCATCCCCTCGCGAAACTGCCAGCCTCCTCCCCCAAACCACCGTTTGGGATTCCGTAAGCGGTTTAGAGCCCCAGCAAAAGCGGTATCTAGAAAACCTCTCCTCCAAAGGCGTCTTCTGGAAGTGCCCCGACGGATCCTCGCCGTCCATCTCGTCTTCGACCTTCTGCCTCTTTCACGGCGGGGATGTTGAGGCGGACGGAAATTGCCTGTTCACGGCCGCGAAGAAGGCGATGGGATTGAAGATCGGAGTGAGGGATCTGAGGAATCGGACGGTCAGGAGGTTCTTGGAGGAATACGGACTGGACGGTGGTGATCAGATTGATGCAGCAATACGGCATCTGTATTCGCCGGATTTGAAGGCGGGGTGGGGGATCCACGTGGTGCAGGAGGTGAAGCTGCTGGCGAGGAAGGATGAAAGGGAGGCGTTGGATCGGGCAATCATGGAGATGGTAGAAATCGGGATGCAGAg GGAAATGGCTGCGGAGTCCATATATAAGGAGAGATGCATTGCCGTGGATGATGGTCCAAGTTGGGCCAAGTACATGTCCATATCTGGTTCACCAGAAGATGAATATGATATTATCACCTTGCAATACACAGAGGAGGGTTTATTGACGGTAGATGAGAATAGGGAGGGCCATGCAGCTGCTTTTGGTGATGATATAGCGATAGAGAGTCTTGCAACGGAGTTCAAACgagagatatatgtg GTTCAAGCCCATGGCTCGGATGCAATGGTTGATGAAGATAATTGTGTCTTCTTCCTTCCACATCGTCCCAGGGGTCAAATTTGTGAACTCCCATTTTTTCTCTTTATGAAAGGGACAG